From a region of the Bombus huntii isolate Logan2020A unplaced genomic scaffold, iyBomHunt1.1 ctg00000075.1, whole genome shotgun sequence genome:
- the LOC126876456 gene encoding omega-amidase NIT2-A-like → MPEIEGDKLYNTCTIWGPDGTLIAKHRKVHLFDIDIPNKITFRESDSLSPGNSLTTFDVKGCKIGIGICYDIRFEEMARIYRNKGCQMLIYPAAFNMTTGPLHWSLLQRFRANDNQLYVACISPARVP, encoded by the exons atgcctgaaatagagggcgataaattgtacaatacctgtactatttggggtcccgatggaactttgatagcaaaacaccgaaag gtacatctattcgacatcgacattcctaataagattacttttcgagagagtgattcactcagtcctggtaactccctaacgacgttcgatgtgaagggctgcaaaataggtattggcatttgctatgatattagattcgaggaaatggcacgcatttatcggaacaaag gttgccaaatgctgatatatccagcggcattcaatatgaccactggaccactgcactggtcattacttcagcgtttcagagcgaatgataatcaattatacgttgcctgcatatcaccggctcgtgttccttaa